A portion of the Pogoniulus pusillus isolate bPogPus1 chromosome 6, bPogPus1.pri, whole genome shotgun sequence genome contains these proteins:
- the PWWP2B gene encoding PWWP domain-containing protein 2B translates to MAEEVEDPSPRVGAWLPVLVEQMVNDTLVVTLSCGERRFTGVLLDCTKKSGLFCLPSSLPKPEDPHTNGIADSGDTAQSATEPHPAGQQPPKGEDEQVPPLLPAPPAGSLPPYPPYFEGAPFPQPLWLRHTYQQWVPQPPPRTIKRTRRRLSRNRDPGRLIMSTIRLRPRQVLCEKCKNTLNPEDASTTRQSAKTRRRLSIQDKEQKKHSDSEYLEKRNKREKREEERFSGELVHRTPVIKISYSTPQGKGEVVKIPSRVHGSIKPFCPEPMLQNGGEDQEESRDSERCRESKCCLDKSAGGQLASIPKLKLTRPVHSSADVPPPKIRLKPHRISDGQSVSIYKAELIDEISVLQSSRDANPAAFYNDEPAERSLAEISSGSSGEDDDFKRFPQGKDGHENLAFLMNYRKRKADSSSLSVCSNDSLDESKSSSSEVTSPELCDFLPGDEASVSSSSKDERKIVPPLTVRLHTQSVAKCVTEDGRTVAVGDIVWGKIHGFPWWPARVLDINLSQKENGEPSWREAKVSWFGSPTTSFLSVSKLSPFSEFFKLRFNRKKKGMYRKAITEAAKAVEHLTPEIRDLLTQFET, encoded by the exons atggcggAGGAGGTGGAGGATCCGTCGCCACGGGTGGGAGCGTGGCTGCCGGTGCTGGTGGAGCAGATGGTGAACGACACGCTGGTGGTGACGCTGAGCTGCGGGGAGCGCCGCTTCACCGGCGTCCTGCTGGACTGCACCAAGAA GTCTGGGCTGTTTTGCCTCCCATCCTCTCTCCCCAAGCCTGAGGATCCTCACACCAATGGAATCGCCGACAGTGGGGACACTGCACAGAGCGCGACAGAGCCACACCCTGCCGGCCAGCAGCCTCCCAAGGGCGAAGATGAGCAGGTgccccctctgctgcctgccccgccAGCAGGCAGCCTTCCCCCCTACCCGCCCTACTTTGAGGGAGCCCCCTTCCCCCAGCCACTCTGGCTGCGGCACACCTACCAGCAGTGGGTTCCTCAGCCACCACCACGGACCATCAAGAGGACACGGCGGCGCCTGTCACGGAACCGCGACCCGGGCAGGCTGATCATGAGCACCATCAGGCTGCGGCCCCGGCAGGTGCTCTGTGAGAAGTGCAAGAACACCCTAAACCCCGAGGATGCCAGCACCACCCGGCAGAGCGCCAAgaccaggaggaggctgagcattcaggacaaggagcagaagAAGCACAGTGATTCCGagtacctggagaagaggaacaagagggagaagagggaggaggagaggttcTCTGGGGAGCTCGTGCATCGCACACCAGTGATCAAAATCTCCTACAGCACTCcgcaggggaagggagaggtggTCAAGATCCCTTCCCGGGTTCATGGCTCCATCAAACCCTTCTGCCCAGAGCcaatgctgcagaatggaggGGAGGAccaagaggagagcagagactCGGAGCGGTGCCGAGAAAGTAAATGCTGCCTGGACAAGTCAGCCGGCGGGCAGCTTGCTTCCATTCCCAAGCTGAAGCTGACGCGGCCGGTGCACTCCAGCGCCGACGTGCCGCCCCCAAAGATCCGGCTGAAGCCCCATCGCATCAGTGACGGCCAGAGTGTTTCCATCtacaaggcagagctcattgacgAGATCAGCGTCCTCCAGAGCAGCCGGGACGCCAACCCTGCTGCCTTCTACAATGACgagcctgcagagaggagcttAGCTGAGATCTCTTCAGGGAGCTCAGGTGAAGATGACGACTTCAAAAGATTTCCCCAGGGTAAAGACGGACATGAGAACTTGGCCTTCCTGATGAACTACCGCAAGAGGAAAGCAGACTCCTCTAGTTTGTCCGTCTGTAGTAACGACAGCCTAGACGAATCCAAGTCCTCCAGCTCAGAGGTGACGTCACCAGAGCTGTGTGACTTTTTGCCTGGCGATGAGGCCTCCGTCTCCTCATCTTCAAAAGATGAGCGTAAAATAGTGCCACCGCTCACtgtcaggctgcacacccagaGCGTGGCCAAATGCGTCACGGAAGATGGCAGGACTGTGGCAGTTGGGGACATTGTTTGGGGTAAAATCCACGGGTTTCCGTGGTGGCCGGCGCGCGTGCTCGACATAAACCTTAGCCAGAAGGAGAACGGGGAGCCCTCGTGGCGAGAAGCTAAAGTGTCATGGTTCGGTTCTCCAACCACCTCCTTCTTGTCGGTTTCAAAACTCTCTCCCTTCTCGGAGTTTTTCAAGCTGAGGTTTAACCGCAAGAAGAAGGGGATGTATCGCAAAGCCATCACGGAAGCTGCCAAGGCCGTAGAACACCTGACTCCAGAAATAAGAGATCTCTTAACGCAGTTTGAGACATAA